CAGGAACCCCGCCACCTGGCCCGCCACCAGCCCCACCAGGGGGAGCACCACCAGCGCTGAGAGCTGCTGCGCCGTCCGGGCGTCGGCCACCCGCGCGGAGATGAGCACCGCCACCCCGTTGCCGAAGAAGGCGAACAGCGGCGCCAGCACCAGCACCCCGAAGAGCCACAGCGCGTTGGGCATCATCAGGCCCTCCCCCAGCGGCCACGACACCACGTCCACCCCCACACACAGCAGCGCGAAGGCCACCCAGGTGATGATGACCGCCGGCACCAGCGAGGCCAGGCTCTTGCCCATCACCAGCTCCGCCGCCGTCACCGGCGAGGCCAGCAGCGGCTCCAGCGTGCGCCGCTCCTTCTCCCCCGCCACGCTCTGCGAGGAGATGAGGATGGGCACGAACACCGGCATCACCAGGAACATGCCGAACCAGTCCAGCAGCGTGCGCTCCACCAGGTAGCGCGCCGCGCTCGCCCCCAGCGGCAGGCCCGGGTTGTAGTAGAGCGCCACCACCCGCAGGCCGGGGTCATCCGGG
This window of the Archangium lipolyticum genome carries:
- a CDS encoding ABC transporter permease, whose translation is MAFRPRRALAVFWKDFLDLRRNPSLLLAMAALPMVLVVVPIGVVWTYVHNPDDPGLRVVALYYNPGLPLGASAARYLVERTLLDWFGMFLVMPVFVPILISSQSVAGEKERRTLEPLLASPVTAAELVMGKSLASLVPAVIITWVAFALLCVGVDVVSWPLGEGLMMPNALWLFGVLVLAPLFAFFGNGVAVLISARVADARTAQQLSALVVLPLVGLVAGQVAGFLTAGAAYYALQGAVVLLLDAGLLWASIRLLDRERLLSRWG